Genomic segment of Anaeromyxobacter sp.:
TGGGCGGTGAGGCGCCCGAGCAGCAGGCGCCAGGTGGCCTGATCCTCGGCGGAGTAGGCCGCGTAGTCCTGCACCACCACCCAGCGGCGCAGGTGGGGTGGCAGGGCGTCGATGGCCCGTTCGGTCGGCGTCACGTGGTCGCCTCCTCGGGAAGGCACCCGCTGCGGCGGCGCGCCAGGCGGACGGCGCGCCGACGCTCGTGTAGCGGACCGGCGCCGGTCCCGCCGCGGCCAGGCGAGGCGTGGCGGTGGCGCTCCCTAGCCGCGCAGCGCGCCCGGCCCGCCCAGGAGGCGGGCCGGCAGCGTGAGCACCGCCCGCAGCAGGCCGAAGACCCCGTCCACCGCGACGCCGAGCAGGCGGAAGGGCAGCGAGAGGAGCCACACCAGCGGGTAGAGCAGCAGCGCCAGCAGGGCGAACGGCCAGCAGCAGACCAGCAGGAGCAGCCAGAGCAGGAAGGTGACCATGTCGTTGACCCCTACGGCCCAAGCGTCCGCTTATTCCACTCGCCGGACCAGGCCCGGCCCGGGTTGCCCCGCCCGTGACACGGGGTTAGATCGTGGGCTCGTGAGCCCGAGCACCCGCATCCTGGTCGTCGACGACAACGCCGCGCTGCGGGAGAACCTCGCGGAGGCCCTCGAGCTGGAGGGCTGCGTGGTGGACACCGTGGCCGACGGGCACGCCGCCCTGGCCGCCCTGGGGCGGGAGCCGCTCCCCTCCGTGGTGATCCTCGACATGATGATGCCCGGCCTGAGCGGGCCGGAGCTGGTGGGGCGCATCCGCGCCGACACCCGGCTGGCCCAGCTGAAGATCATCCTGGCCACCGGGATGCCGACGCCGAGCGACGCCTTCCCCGTGGATGCGGTGCTGCACAAGCCCTTCGGCGTGGCCGAGCTGGTCGGTGCCGTGGAGGGGCTGCTCGGGCCGTCACGGCAGGAAGCGGGTCGCGTGGTCGGGGTCCGGTAGGGCGCAGGCCGGCGCGGCGCGCCGCAGCAGGCGGCGCCGTCGCGCCACCAGCCGGTAGGGCGGGTCGAGCAGCCAGGCCGGCAGCCGGGCCAGCGGCGCCGCCCAGCGCCAGGGCGCCGGCAGGTGGCCGAGCGCCCGCAGCACCGCGCGGCTCCGCAGCCAGGTGCGCCCTCCCGCGATGAGCACCACCGAGTCGGCGTCCGCCTCCAGGCCCGGGCGGCCGGCGGCCAGGCTCCGGGCCGTCTCGCCCCCGAGCGGCGCGAAGCGGAGCCGTCCCGCCGGGTCGTGGGCCAGGAGCCAGGCCACCGCGCCCCGGCAGAGCCCGCAGGCGCCATCGTAGAGCACCAGGGCGGGCGCGGCGGGGGCGGGAGCGGCGGGAAGCGGCACGGCACAGGAGATGCCGCGCGACGCGCTGGCGCGCCACGCCCTTCGGGGCGGTGCGGCGCGGGCCACGGCGCTCGCCGCCGCCGCCCGCGCGCACCCCGGGGGCCTCAGAACTCGTAGGACGTGGCCATGAACACGTAGAGCAGGCGCTGGGTGGCCCGGGTGGTCTTGACCTGGGTGAAGTCCAGGTTGTCGGGTACCACGTCGTGACCCGTGCCGAAGCTCAGGTTGAGGCCCACCGTGGAGGAGGTCTGGGCGGTCTGCAACCCGGCCGAGGCGGAGGCGCCGTAGCGGTCGATGCGGGCGGTGTTGACCACCCCGGCCCGCCCCGGCGAGGCGGCGCGGTCGGTGAAGAGCCCGGCCCGCAGCGGGAAGCGCCCGGCCGCCACCACCTCCAGGCCGACCGAGGCGTCCAGCACGCCGAGCTGGACCACCCGCCGCTCCAGCCCCTCGGCCGCACGGTCCGCGTCGTCCACCACGGTGCGCGGCAGCCGCCAGATCAGGTCGGCCGCCAGGGTGAGCGCACCTCGCGTCCAGGCCACGCCTCCCCGCAGGCGGGCCGGCTCGGTGGGGGCGGCGTCCAGCCCGTCCTCGTTGACCACCTCGGCCACCGCGGGGGCGCCGGGCGCCGACAGGCCGGCGCCGGTGGTGGCGCGCGAGTAGACCCGCCGCGCGCCGAAGCCCAGCGCCGGCGAGGTGACCGAGAGCCCGAGGTGGAGGCCGGGCGCCGCGTCCCAGCGCAGGCCGGCGGCGAGCACCGCGCCGTAGGAGGTCGAGTCGACCCGCTGGGTGATGGTGGCGAAGCGGGAGGGGTCGGTGGCGTCGATCACCGTGAGGTCGAAGGAGTCGAGCGCGGTGCGGACCAGGCCGTAGGCCGCCACGCCCACCGCGACGGCTCCGGCGCGGCGCGCCCAGGTGGCGTTGAACCAGAGGGTCTGCTGCGTGCTGGTGAACAGGAAGGCGTTCTGCGGGGAGCCCAACCGGTCGCGGTCGTCCGCCGAGAAGCCGTCCGGCAGGTAGACCCCGACGCCCAGCGCCTGGGACTCGCCGGGCGCCGGATCCGGCAGCCGCCAGACGGCCGTGGTGGAGGTCGGGAAGCTGTCGAGGGTGCTGTAGGCGAAGCGCCGGCCGTCGCCGAGCGCGTCCTCGAAGGTGCCGGAGACCAGCCCGTAGGCCGAGCCGCTCAGCGAGAGCTGGGAGCGCTCCACGAAGGCGATGCCGGCCGGGTTGTACCAGGGGCCGGCGCCGTCGTCGGCCAGCGCCGTGGCGGCCCCTCCCATGCCGGCGGCGCGCGCGCCCACCAGGTAGGGGCGGAAGTTGGAGGTGTCGGCCGCGGCCGGCGCGGCGGCCAGCAGGGCGGCGGCCAGCAGGGCGGTGGCCAGGCGCGAGGGCGGCGCGGGGAGCGGCCGGGCGGGCCGGCTGGTGGTCGGCGCGTTCATGGGCACCGGTCTACTACGGCGGGGGGTGGGTCGGCGCGCCGAGTCGGCATTTTCCCGTGCAACCGGACCGGGGAGGATCGTAAAACCCGCCGTCAAATGGCTCCTCCCAGCGCCGTCCGGCTCCCTCGCCCGCCCGCTCCGCCGTCCCGCTCCGCCTGCGCCCTGCCCGCGCTCAGCCTCTGGCTCGTGCTGGCCACCCCGGCCCTGGCCGGCGCCCAGGAGGCGGTGGGCGGCGCCGCGCCGGCCCCCCAGGCCTCCGGCGCACCCGCGGCCGACCTGGCGGTGCAGCCGCCCACCGCGCCCGAGCTCCGCCTCACCCCGCCCGGCGCACCCGCGGTGGCGGCGCGCCCCCCCAGCTGGTGGCTCCCGCCGCTCGAGCTGGTGGGGGTCAGCACCGTCCTGAGCCTGTGGGGCCGCACCATGATCGATGACCCCACCTTCCACTCCACCTGGGCCAGCTTCAAGGATCACCTCAACGGGCCGTGGTGGTACGACGAGGACAAGTTCGCCACCAACCAGTTCGGCCACCCGTACCAGGGGCACCTCTACTTCTCGACGGCGCGCACCCTCGGCCACGGGTTCTGGGTCTCCTCGGCCTTCGCCTTCACCGGCAGCCTGCTCTGGGAGACGGCCGGGGAGCTGGAGCCGCCCTCGGTGAACGACCAGATCACCACCACCGTGGCCGGGTCCTTCCTGGGCGAGATCCTCTTCCGCCTCGCCAACCGGGTGCTGGACGACGGCGGCGGCGCGCCCTCCCGCTGGCGCCAGCTGGGGGCCGCGGCGGTCTCGCCTGTCAACGGGTTCAACCGCGTGCTCCACGGCGACCGCTACCGCCCGCCGCCCGAGGACCTGCCCCTCACCGGCGAGCTGACGCTCGGCTTCCAGTACGCCGGCGCCTCGAAGCAGGACGGCACCAGCCTGGGGCACACCCAGACCGGCCTGGTGAGTGCCAAGGTGGTGCAAGGGCACCCGGGCAGCGGCCACGGCTTCCGCGCCCCCTTCGACTACTTCGACGTGCGGGCCCAGATCGGCCTGAGCGAGGACGCCGGCGGGGCCAGCGCCACCGGGAACTTCTCCATCCACGGGCTGCTGGTCGGGGCGCCCTTCGGGGTGGGGCAGGCCAAGGGCCTGTGGGGGCTCTACGGCACCTACGACCTGCTCACCCCCACCCTGTTCCGGGCCAGCTCCTCGGCGCTGGGGATCGGCGCCGTGTACCACGTGCCGCTGGGCGGGGACTTCCTCCTGCAGGGCCAGGCCATCCTCTCGGCGGGCTACGGGGCCGGCGGCTCGCTGCAGGACCCGGTGGGACGGCGCGACTACCACTTCGGGCTGCAGGCCGTGGTGTTCACCAACATCGGGGTGGTCTGGCGCGACACCCTCTGGCTCGAGGCGCTGGGCCGGGAGTACTTCGTCTCCGGGAGCGCCACGGCCGAGAGCGGGTCGTGGGAGGACATGACCTTCAGCCAGCTCGACCTGACCTGGCGCTTCTCCGGGCCGCACTCGGTGAAGCTCGAGACCAGCGCGGAGCGGCGGCAGGCCCGCTACCCGGGCCTGGAGACCATCGACCAGAGCGGGGCCACCCTGGGCCTGGCCTACGCCTACCAGTTCGGGGAGACCCTGACCTTCTCCGGCAAGGCCCCCTAGGTGCTCGGCCCCGCCGCCGCCGCGGCCGCGTACGTGGCCATCATGGCCGTGGGCATGGCCGTCATGCACCACGGCTTCGGCTACGCCTACGGCCAGCCCGAGATGGTGTACGTCATCGCCCCGGTGGAGGTGCTCCTGACCGCCTGGGCGGTGGTGGCGGCGCGGGCCCACGGCGGGTGGCGCGCCTTCACCCTGGGCCGGCCGCGGCCCTCCGGTCTCCTCTGGCTCCTGCCGTTGGCGCTGCCGGTGCTGGCCGGGGTGGTCACCTTCGCCCTGGCGCTGGCGCAGGCCGCGCCGCAGCTCACGCCGGCGCGGTGGACCCTGCTGGCGCTGGTGGCGGCCTGCACGGCGCTGGTCGGCTTCTCGGAGGAGCTGGTCTTCCGGGGCCTCCTGCTGCAGGGCGCCTGGCGGCACTCCGGGATGGCCCACGCCATGCGGGTGAGCGCGCTCGGGTTCGCGCTGCTCCACGCCGTCAACCTCCTGGGCGGCTCGCCGCCCGGCGCGGTCGGCGTCCAGGTCCTGGTGACCGGCGCCTTCGGCCTGGTCTTCGCGCCGCTGGCGATCAGGCTTGGCGCGCTCTGGCCGCTCATGATCGTGCACGCCCTGTGGGACTTCACGCTCTTCGCCTCGGCGGTGCTGCCGGGCGGCCAGCCGCCGGCCGTGGTCCTGCTGTACCTGCCGGTGGCGCTGCTGCTGGCGCCCGCGCTCTGGTGGTCACTGCGGGCGCACCGCGGCCTCGCCATGGCCGACTGGCACCGCTTCTGGCGCGGGGAGCCACCCCTGGCCTGACCGGGTGGCGCGCCGGGGCGGGGCAGGTGGCGGCGTCGCCCCCCGCGCGACGACACGAGGAGGGCGGCGGCGTGAGGCGGTCCCCGGGCGGACCCCGCCAGGGCGCCCGCCGACCTCGGTCCGCCCCGGCCCTACGGGTCGGTGTAGTGCCCCTGCATCGACGGGTAGTACTCGTCGAAGGCCGGCAGCTGCTCGCCCGCGCGCGCCGCGACCAGGTTGTCGAGGTAGTACTCCCAGCCCGGTCCGAAGTCGCGCGCCAGCTTGCGATCGGTCAGGCGATGCACGAACCGCAGCTCCGTGACGCCGCCCGCCTGCGTGAGCGTGACCTCGAGCGTCATGCCCCACTCGCCCTTGGTGGTCAGCGCCAGCCGCCGCGGCGGCTCACACGCGTCGATGTGCGCCTCCGACTCCGGCCCGTCCTTCTCGAAGACCATCCGGATGGTGATGGTGTTCCCCACGCCGGGCGTGCCCGTCCACGAGCCGAACCAGCGCGCCGTGCTCTCGCTCCGGGTGATGCTCTCCCACACGTCCTCGATCGGCGCCTCGAACCTGCGCGTCAGCACCAGGTCGTTGCCCTCGAGCCGTCCTGTCGGGTTCTTCATCCGGTCCTTCCTTTCTCTCGCCGTTGCCCCACCACGTGCCTCACCGCCGCGCGCCGCTTCGACTCGCGCTTCACGCGATGCACCTCCGTCTCGAGCGCCATGAGCCGGCGCTCCCACTCGCCTGCCGGATCGCGCCGCAGCTCGGCGATGAACTCCTCGATGGCCGCCAGCGGCCCGAGCTCCAGCCGATAGACGCGCTCGCGCCCCTGCGCCTCGTCCACCACCAGCCCGGCCGCGCGCAGCACGCGCAGGTGCCTGCTGATGGCGGGTCGGGTCACGCGGAACGCGCCCGCGATCGCCCCCGCCCGCCGGGGCGCATCCCGCAGCAGGCGCAGGATGTCCCGCCTCGTCGGGTCGGCCACGGCGCTGGCGGCTTCGTCCATGCGACATCATGTAACCACTAGGTTACGTGTTGTCAAGGGGCGCGGGGCGCCGAGCGGCCGCAGGTGGCCCTCGCCGGGAGCGGGCGCTCCCGGGGCGGTGGCGTCCCTCGGTCAGACGTGGCTGCTGGCGTCTCGGAGGCGACGGGCGTCAGAACGGATGCACGAACAGCCCGCTCCGCAGCTTCGGTTCGAAATGGGACGCAGGGTAAAGCACCGGCTTCACCGGGTCGCATCGGGCCGCAAGGGGGCGAATCCACTGCACTCGCGGAGGAGCGAACTTCCCACGGAGACAAGCCTGGTGCGTCCGGTGTGCAGGCGAGAACTGCTGGGGAACTGCGGGCCGGCGGCGAGGTCGCGTTACCGGCGGTGCAGATGGAGCTGTTCGCGGAGGCGGGGGCTGTCGTCGCCGAGCGCGCGGTGGCCGCGGGCGCGTCCCGCGAAGTGGTGGCGGGGATCTTGCGGCGGGCGGCGGAGCAGTCCGCTAGCCTCCCGCGGGCTACCTAGAGGCAGCCGCCAAGATCTCTCCCAAGTGGTGGTCACCGATCCGCTCTGCTTCGAGCCGCACAGCTTGGACCGGGCTCGGCTGCAAGCCCCACCGCCGCAGTTCGGCACTGTCGCCGTACACCATGCCCTCCTTCTCGTGCGTCTCCGTGCAAAGCAGGATCCGGTCTGAACGGTAGAGGGCGAGGTCCTCCCAGGCCCCAATGGAGAAGAATACCTCTGACGCATCCCTGACCTGGTTGCGGACCTGGTCGCTGACCTCGGCGAACAGGATGGCTGACGCGGCTCGGCTCGTGGTGAGCCATCGACGCGCCGCGTACAAGGCCAGTACCTTCACGGGCGCCAGCGTCGCAACCGCTTCAGACAGGTGTTTGCGGGCCTTCGCACCGGGTTCCGAGGTGATTCGCTGCCCGAATAGCGCGAGCGACATGTGCGTGGCCCGGGATAGGCACGCTCGAAAGCACGCCGTGTCGCTCGCTCGAAGCGACGCCTGCATGTCGCCCGACGGGAGGTACGTCGGGTTGCCGCTGGGCGCGGTGAGGATGGGTCTGGGGTCTTTCATCACTCGCACTCTACGTCCTGGGGCCGGATCCGTGGAAAGCCCCTGCATGTGCTGCGGCTCGCGTGCCGGCTAGTGCTACTGCTCAAGTCTACATGACGTGTCTATTTGCCCTGGCCACGAGTACTGCGAGAGGCCCGGTGGCGAGCTCCGGCGCCTTCTCGACCCGCCCGAGCCATTCGCCCAGGACCGCCAGCAGTTCCTCGGCATTCGTGGGCGTCTGCTCAGCCAGGCCAATCTCGACTCGGGCCTTGCTCTAGTCGATCCCAAACCATCTCCGCTTCCCCTGCCCGCGCACCAAGACGTTCAGCAGCCGGCCTTCTGGGTCGAAGCCGATTTCACCGGGCTCCACGTCCACGGGCTCCAGGGACGACTCCGCAGCCTCGACGGGCCTGAAGATGTGGCGGTCTTCGCCGCGGATGAAGATCGGAGGGGCGATGGGGTGAACCCCGTCGACCGAGGTCCGTTGACGGGACGTGTCGCGCGGGCTCAACGGGCACCGAGACACCAAGGGCGCCGGCGTTGTCGCCTGGCATGAGCGACTCAAGGCCGCGATCCTCCAGCGCCCCGCGCCGCTGCAGGGTGTCGACGGAGCGTGCGTCAGGCCGAGCGCCAGCAGCCCGAACCCTCGCTCCCAACCACTACGTGGGATCGGGGGATCGGGCTGCTGTCACCTAGGAAGAGTTGGAGATGGAAGCGGCGGGGCGGCACCAGGACCGTCGGAATCAGCGGTCCTCGCACGCTACGGGCTCGACGCACCACATCAGGGACCAACGCGCCGCTTGACGAGGTTTGCGCTCGGATCGCGTTCCGCCGCGGCGACTCCACGGCAAGGCCCTCCTGGCGCACCCACGCGCCCAGCAGGCGACGCGCGGGCGCGGCGGCCGGGCTCGCGAGGTCGGGGGCCCGAGCGTCGCGCCACGGCGATCCTGGTGCGTTCCAGGAGGGCGCGGATCTCCATGAGAGGATCGCTTCATGCTCGCCCTCGACCCCACGCTCGATCCTTCCCGCCTCACCCCGGACCTGCCCCCCGCCACCCTCGCCGAGGCCCGCGTCGACCGCGACGCCCTGGCGCGGCTCCTCGCCCGGGAGCGGGAGGCGGCCGCCGACTTCCTCCTCGCCGTCGCCGACTTCGACCGCCGGCGCGGCTGGGAGCGGCTCGGCCACGCCAGCCTCTTCGCGTTCCTGACGCGGGAGCTCGGCCTCTCCAATGGCGCCGCCTGGCTGCGACTCACCGCGGCCCGGCTCCTCCCTCGCCACCCGGCGGTCGAGACGGCGCTCCGCGGCGGGAGGCTGTGCCTGTCGGCAGTGGGTGAGCTGGCGCGGGTGCTCACCGCCGAGAACGAGGCCGAGGTGTTGCCGCGGTTCTACGGCAGGTCGTCGCGGGAGGCGCGGGAGGTGGCGGCGGCCATCCTTCCCCGGTCGAGCCCGCCCCAGAGGGAGGTGGTGACGGCGGTGGCGGCCACGGTGTCACCGCGACGGAGCGGGGAGCCGGCCGGAAGCCTCCCACTCGACTCCTCGGCAGGATCGGCGTCCGAATCGACGCCCACGTCGAGCCCGGCTCAGGCGTCCCCGGCACTCCAGGCCGCAACTCCGCTTCGTGCGCACGAAGTTGGCTTTACCCACCCCGCGCGGGCCGGCCGCTCCGCCGCGTGGAAGGACGAGGTCGAGCCCCTCGACGCCGATCTGCGCCGCCTCCACGTCACCGTCCCCTCCCGGCTCCTCCGGAAGGTCGCCACCGCCCGCGACGGCCTCTCCCATGCCCGGCATGGGGCCACCACGGCGGAGGTGCTGGAGGCGGCACTCGACCTGCTCCTGGAGAGGCAGGCGCGGGCGAAGGCGCTGGTGAAGCGGCCGAGGAAGCTCCACTCGGCGCCGGCCTCGACGCCGATTCCGCCCGCTCACACCGCCGCGCAGCGCCCGATCGTCCCCGCACCCATCGAGCGCGAGGTCCGGCGCCGCGACGGCGACCGCTGCCAGTTCCCCCTCGACGCCGGCGGCGTCTGCGGCGCCACCTGGCAGCTGGAGCTCGACCACGTCGTCCCCCTCGCCCTCGGCGGCGAGACCACCGCCGCCAACCTTCGCTGCTGCTGCGCCTTCCACAACCGGCTGGCCGCGGAGGCGGCGCTGGGGCGGTCGCGCGGGGGGAGCAGGCGCAAGCGCCCACCGCCGCCGCGAGGCCTCGAGGTCAAGAGCGAGGCCCTGCCTGGGCTCTGACCTTCGCGCAGAACCGGGCGAGGACTCGTGCACCCCGTAGGCCGCGATGGCCGCCGCGCGCTCGTCGAGGCGAGGGAGCCCGAGGAACGTGTCGCCAAGGAAGTCCTCGCAGCAACCGCGCTCCGGAGCCCGGAACCCACACCCAGCCGCCCGACGATACTGAGTATCCCGAGATCGATCCCGTCAGAACGGATGCACGAACAGCCCGCTCCGCAGCTTCGGCTCGACCCGAGCAGGTCCATCTCGCATGCGCTTCACCCGGCTGCACAGGGGCTCAAGCGGCTGGTTCCGCTGGAGCCCCAAGGTCACCAGCTTCGCATACAGCGCACGCGGGCGCACGGGACCTCGACGCCTGGACTGCGGGCGGACTGCGGCCAGAGCGGCTGCCCACCCTCCCCGCCCCCGGAGCCGAGCTCTTCATCCGGGCCGGTGCCGTCGTGGCCGAGCAGCTCGCGGCGTCCGATGCCGACTGGACCCTCGTGGACGGGGTGCTCCGACGGGCGGCGGAGCAGGCCAGGCGCATCCTCCAGCCCCAGTAGCGTAGAAGCTGCGATCCCCACCTATTGCACTGCTGGTCCGTGCTAAGGCAGATGGGAATGTGGAGCTTCACGGTCACCAGGTGGTTCACCTTCATCGCTTCCATGGTCGCAGCCGCCGGCGCGGCGCTGCTCGCTGTGCTGCTTGTGACCGCCGTGCTGACCGGGGGCATCGATGCCGCCTCACGGGTGGGGGTCTACCTCGTCGCCGGCGGTGCGGTCCTGGCCTCCG
This window contains:
- a CDS encoding HNH endonuclease, giving the protein MLALDPTLDPSRLTPDLPPATLAEARVDRDALARLLAREREAAADFLLAVADFDRRRGWERLGHASLFAFLTRELGLSNGAAWLRLTAARLLPRHPAVETALRGGRLCLSAVGELARVLTAENEAEVLPRFYGRSSREAREVAAAILPRSSPPQREVVTAVAATVSPRRSGEPAGSLPLDSSAGSASESTPTSSPAQASPALQAATPLRAHEVGFTHPARAGRSAAWKDEVEPLDADLRRLHVTVPSRLLRKVATARDGLSHARHGATTAEVLEAALDLLLERQARAKALVKRPRKLHSAPASTPIPPAHTAAQRPIVPAPIEREVRRRDGDRCQFPLDAGGVCGATWQLELDHVVPLALGGETTAANLRCCCAFHNRLAAEAALGRSRGGSRRKRPPPPRGLEVKSEALPGL
- a CDS encoding response regulator; translation: MSLTPTAQASAYSTRRTRPGPGCPARDTGLDRGLVSPSTRILVVDDNAALRENLAEALELEGCVVDTVADGHAALAALGREPLPSVVILDMMMPGLSGPELVGRIRADTRLAQLKIILATGMPTPSDAFPVDAVLHKPFGVAELVGAVEGLLGPSRQEAGRVVGVR
- a CDS encoding SRPBCC family protein, translating into MKNPTGRLEGNDLVLTRRFEAPIEDVWESITRSESTARWFGSWTGTPGVGNTITIRMVFEKDGPESEAHIDACEPPRRLALTTKGEWGMTLEVTLTQAGGVTELRFVHRLTDRKLARDFGPGWEYYLDNLVAARAGEQLPAFDEYYPSMQGHYTDP
- a CDS encoding DUF393 domain-containing protein — translated: MPLPAAPAPAAPALVLYDGACGLCRGAVAWLLAHDPAGRLRFAPLGGETARSLAAGRPGLEADADSVVLIAGGRTWLRSRAVLRALGHLPAPWRWAAPLARLPAWLLDPPYRLVARRRRLLRRAAPACALPDPDHATRFLP
- a CDS encoding DUF3943 domain-containing protein — encoded protein: MAPPSAVRLPRPPAPPSRSACALPALSLWLVLATPALAGAQEAVGGAAPAPQASGAPAADLAVQPPTAPELRLTPPGAPAVAARPPSWWLPPLELVGVSTVLSLWGRTMIDDPTFHSTWASFKDHLNGPWWYDEDKFATNQFGHPYQGHLYFSTARTLGHGFWVSSAFAFTGSLLWETAGELEPPSVNDQITTTVAGSFLGEILFRLANRVLDDGGGAPSRWRQLGAAAVSPVNGFNRVLHGDRYRPPPEDLPLTGELTLGFQYAGASKQDGTSLGHTQTGLVSAKVVQGHPGSGHGFRAPFDYFDVRAQIGLSEDAGGASATGNFSIHGLLVGAPFGVGQAKGLWGLYGTYDLLTPTLFRASSSALGIGAVYHVPLGGDFLLQGQAILSAGYGAGGSLQDPVGRRDYHFGLQAVVFTNIGVVWRDTLWLEALGREYFVSGSATAESGSWEDMTFSQLDLTWRFSGPHSVKLETSAERRQARYPGLETIDQSGATLGLAYAYQFGETLTFSGKAP
- a CDS encoding winged helix-turn-helix transcriptional regulator, translating into MDEAASAVADPTRRDILRLLRDAPRRAGAIAGAFRVTRPAISRHLRVLRAAGLVVDEAQGRERVYRLELGPLAAIEEFIAELRRDPAGEWERRLMALETEVHRVKRESKRRAAVRHVVGQRREKGRTG
- a CDS encoding CPBP family intramembrane metalloprotease encodes the protein MLGPAAAAAAYVAIMAVGMAVMHHGFGYAYGQPEMVYVIAPVEVLLTAWAVVAARAHGGWRAFTLGRPRPSGLLWLLPLALPVLAGVVTFALALAQAAPQLTPARWTLLALVAACTALVGFSEELVFRGLLLQGAWRHSGMAHAMRVSALGFALLHAVNLLGGSPPGAVGVQVLVTGAFGLVFAPLAIRLGALWPLMIVHALWDFTLFASAVLPGGQPPAVVLLYLPVALLLAPALWWSLRAHRGLAMADWHRFWRGEPPLA